One Setaria italica strain Yugu1 chromosome II, Setaria_italica_v2.0, whole genome shotgun sequence DNA segment encodes these proteins:
- the LOC101785458 gene encoding myotrophin has translation MESSPSSSGRPPSHPQGARAPLLMRRNPTPRADLSMDDNTVKLLRAAYAGDVPKFKKLAKRLEKAGKSMADVVVGMEAPWDRGYGPLHYAAVAWKVEMCKFLIKDLKFDVDTTEALGVTPLMLAIQYRGLAVARLLLVHGADPNKAASNGVTPLHMAACLGNGKSVRAFCIL, from the exons ATGGAAtcctccccgtcctcctccggccggcctCCCTCGCATCCGCAGGGAGCCCGGGCACCCCTGCTCATGCGCCGGAATCCCACTCCCAGGGCCGACCTCTCCATGGACGATAACACGGTCAAGCTCCTCCGCGCGGCGTACGCAGGCGACGTCCCGAAATTCAAGA AACTGGCAAAGCGGCTAGAGAAGGCGGGGAAGAGCATGGCGGATGTGGTGGTGGGGATGGAGGCCCCGTGGGATCGAGGTTATGGGCCATTGCACTATGCAGCGGTGGCGTGGAAGGTGGAGATGTGCAAGTTCCTGATCAAGGATCTTAAGTTCGACGTCGACACGACTGAGGCCCTAG GTGTGACACCTCTAATGCTTGCAATACAATATAGGGGCTTAGCCGTTGCAAGGCTTCTTCTTGTTCATGGTGCTGATCCAAACAAAGCAGCCAGTAATGGGGTTACTCCTCTCCATATGGCAGCATGTCTAG
- the LOC101785866 gene encoding uncharacterized protein LOC101785866 produces MAAYCNEVHRLEDKFDVLELNHLARRFNEVADELAKAASGRKPIPDGVFVSDQYKPSIRYKEPGRVGDAPPAPNSGPDPGEVGTVPLVPNSGTDPGKVGNSPSVLNLEADPSDPEVMEIDANPEEGPNPPTDWRAPYLDYLIRETLPTNKTEGRRIARHAKSFVIIDQELYKRSHTDILQRCIPIEQGKALIQDIHAGACGHHAVPRTLVRNAFQQGFYWPTVVVDATHVGLDLVGPFKKAPGGFTHLLFAADKFSKWIEARPIAHIKSEQAA; encoded by the exons ATGGCGGCATACTGCAACGAAGTCCACaggctcgaagacaagttcgacgtaCTAGAGCTCAACCACCTCGCCAGGCGTTTCAACGAGGTAGCTGACGaactggcgaaggcggcatccggccgaaAGCCCATCCCCGACGGTGTCTTCGTCAGTGACCAATACAAGCCCTCGATCCGTTACAAGGAGCCAGGAAGGGTTGGCGACGCGCCACCTGCCCCGAACTCGGGCCCCGACCCGGGAGAGGTTGGTACCGTGCCACTTGTCCCGAACTCGGGCACCGACCCTGGAAAGGTCGGCAACTCTCCATCTGTCCTGAACCTGGAGGCCGATCCCTCCGACCCCGAAGTCATGGAGATCGACGCAAACCCAGAAGAAGGGCCCAACCCCCCGACtgattggagagccccgtacctcgactatcTCATCCGCGAGACGCTCCCAACGAACAAGACGGAGGGGCGCAGGATTGCACGTcacgccaaatccttcgtcatcatcgaccaggagctgtACAAGCGGAGTCACACCgacatcctccagcgctgcatcccgatcgagcagggaaaggcgttgATACAGGATATACACGCCggggcctgcggccaccacgccgtgCCAAGAACCCTCGTCAGGAATGCCTTCCaacagggcttctactggccgacggtaGTAGTtgacgccacccacgtg GGACTGgacctcgtcggacccttcaagaaggcacccgggggcttcacccacttgCTCTTTGCCGCTgacaagttctcaaagtggatTGAGGCGCGCCCCATCGCGCATATCAAATctgagcaggcg GCATAA